A single region of the Streptomyces sp. NBC_01803 genome encodes:
- a CDS encoding valine--tRNA ligase — protein sequence MTEKTQPPAYGPHSASTDLPTQYTPADVEGKLYERWVERGYFAADAKSEKEPYAIVIPPPNVTGSLHLGHAFEHTLIDALTRRKRMQGFETLWQPGMDHAGIATQNVVERELAKEGKSRHDLGREAFVERVWQWKAESGGQISGQMRRLGDGVDWSRERFTMDEGLSQAVQTIFKRLFDDGLIYRAERIINWCPRCLTAISDIEVEYQEDDGELVSIRYGEGEDSLVVATTRAETMLGDTAVAVHPADERYAHLVGRTVRLPLTDRSIPVIADEHVDPEFGTGAVKVTPAHDPNDFEIGRRHGLPQLTIMDEHAIITAHGPFLGLDRLEARSAVVAALRAEGRIVDEKRPYRHSVGHCSRCKTTIEPRLSMQWWVKVAPLAKAAGDAVRDGRVTIHPKEMSARYFEWVDNLHDWCISRQLWWGHRIPVWYGPDGETVCVGPDEEPPSGAGWHQETDVLDTWFSSGLWPFSTLGWPEETESLARFYPNAVLVTGYDILFFWVARMMMFGLYAMDGVPPFHTIALHGMVRDQFGKKMSKSFGNTVNPLDWMDAYGSDAVRFTLARGANPGVDVPIGEDWVQASRNFANKIWNATRFALLNGATVEGDLPSPEEMSSTDRWILSRLHSVVAEVDAYYDDYQFAKLSDALFHFAWDEVFDWYVELSKTTFAAGGRPAEITRRVLGEVLDVTLRLLHPVTPFVTDELWTTLTSGESVVVAAWPRDSGFRDPAAEREIDAVRQLVTEVRRFRADQGLQPGQRVPATLDLTAAAGLAAHEDAIRSLLRLQPAGEDFAATATLPVAGATVALDLSGAIDFEAERKRLTKDLAVAEKELAQTTAKLGNEAFLAKAPDHVVDKIRARRAAAESDISRITDQLSRLP from the coding sequence GTGACCGAGAAGACCCAGCCGCCCGCGTACGGGCCCCACAGCGCCTCCACCGACCTGCCGACGCAGTACACGCCGGCCGATGTAGAGGGGAAGCTGTACGAGCGCTGGGTGGAACGGGGTTACTTCGCCGCGGACGCGAAAAGCGAAAAGGAACCGTACGCGATCGTCATCCCGCCGCCGAATGTCACCGGAAGTCTTCATCTCGGGCATGCTTTTGAACACACGCTGATCGATGCCCTCACCCGCCGCAAGCGGATGCAGGGTTTCGAGACGCTGTGGCAGCCCGGCATGGACCACGCCGGAATCGCCACCCAGAACGTCGTCGAGCGCGAGCTGGCCAAGGAGGGCAAGTCCCGCCACGACCTTGGCCGAGAGGCGTTCGTCGAGCGCGTCTGGCAGTGGAAGGCGGAGTCCGGCGGCCAGATCTCCGGGCAGATGCGCCGCCTCGGCGACGGCGTCGACTGGTCCCGTGAGCGCTTCACCATGGACGAGGGCCTGTCCCAGGCCGTCCAGACCATCTTCAAGCGGCTCTTCGACGACGGGCTGATCTACCGCGCCGAGCGGATCATCAACTGGTGCCCGCGCTGTCTGACGGCCATCTCCGACATCGAGGTCGAGTACCAGGAGGACGACGGCGAGCTGGTCTCCATCCGGTACGGCGAGGGCGAGGACTCGCTCGTCGTCGCCACCACCCGGGCCGAGACGATGCTCGGCGACACGGCGGTCGCGGTCCACCCCGCCGACGAGCGGTACGCGCACCTCGTCGGCCGCACGGTCCGGCTGCCGCTGACCGACCGGTCCATCCCGGTCATCGCCGACGAGCACGTCGACCCGGAGTTCGGCACCGGAGCGGTCAAGGTCACCCCGGCCCACGACCCGAACGACTTCGAGATCGGCCGCCGGCACGGCCTGCCGCAGCTCACGATCATGGACGAGCACGCCATCATCACCGCGCACGGGCCGTTCTTGGGCCTGGACCGGCTGGAGGCCAGGTCCGCCGTCGTCGCCGCGCTGCGCGCCGAGGGCCGGATCGTCGACGAGAAGCGCCCCTACCGGCACTCGGTCGGGCACTGTTCGCGCTGCAAGACCACGATCGAGCCGCGGCTGTCCATGCAGTGGTGGGTCAAGGTCGCCCCGCTGGCCAAGGCGGCCGGCGACGCGGTCCGCGACGGACGGGTGACCATCCACCCCAAGGAGATGTCCGCGCGGTATTTCGAGTGGGTGGACAACCTCCACGACTGGTGCATCTCGCGGCAGTTGTGGTGGGGCCACCGCATCCCCGTCTGGTACGGGCCGGACGGCGAGACGGTCTGCGTCGGCCCGGACGAGGAGCCGCCGTCGGGCGCGGGCTGGCACCAGGAGACAGACGTCCTGGACACCTGGTTCTCCTCGGGCCTGTGGCCGTTCTCCACGCTCGGCTGGCCGGAGGAGACCGAGAGCCTGGCGAGGTTCTATCCGAACGCCGTCCTGGTCACCGGCTACGACATCCTGTTCTTCTGGGTCGCCCGGATGATGATGTTCGGCCTGTACGCGATGGACGGCGTCCCGCCGTTCCACACCATCGCCCTGCACGGCATGGTCCGCGACCAGTTCGGCAAGAAGATGTCCAAGTCCTTCGGGAACACGGTCAATCCGCTGGACTGGATGGACGCCTACGGCTCCGACGCCGTCCGCTTCACCCTCGCCAGGGGCGCCAACCCCGGGGTGGACGTCCCGATCGGCGAGGACTGGGTCCAGGCGTCGCGGAACTTCGCGAACAAGATCTGGAACGCCACGCGCTTCGCCCTGCTCAACGGCGCGACCGTCGAGGGCGATCTGCCGTCCCCCGAGGAGATGTCGTCCACCGACCGGTGGATCCTCTCCCGGCTCCACTCGGTCGTCGCCGAGGTCGACGCCTACTACGACGACTACCAGTTCGCGAAGCTGAGCGACGCCCTGTTCCACTTCGCGTGGGACGAGGTCTTCGACTGGTATGTCGAGCTGAGCAAGACGACGTTCGCGGCCGGTGGCCGTCCGGCGGAGATCACGCGGCGGGTCCTGGGCGAGGTCCTCGACGTCACGCTGCGGCTGCTGCACCCGGTCACGCCGTTCGTCACGGACGAGCTGTGGACCACGCTGACGTCCGGCGAGTCGGTCGTCGTCGCCGCGTGGCCGCGGGACTCCGGCTTCCGCGACCCGGCGGCCGAGCGGGAGATCGACGCCGTCCGGCAGCTCGTCACCGAGGTCCGCCGTTTCCGCGCCGACCAGGGCCTCCAGCCCGGCCAACGGGTCCCGGCCACCCTCGACCTGACCGCCGCCGCGGGTCTGGCCGCCCACGAGGACGCGATCCGCTCGCTGCTCCGGCTCCAGCCCGCCGGTGAGGACTTCGCGGCCACGGCCACCCTCCCGGTCGCGGGTGCCACGGTGGCCCTGGACCTCTCCGGCGCCATCGACTTCGAGGCGGAGCGCAAGCGCCTGACGAAGGACTTGGCGGTGGCGGAGAAGGAGTTGGCCCAGACGACGGCGAAGCTGGGCAACGAGGCGTTCCTGGCCAAGGCCCCCGACCACGTGGTCGACAAGATCCGCGCCCGTCGCGCGGCGGCGGAGTCGGACATCTCCCGGATCACGGACCAGCTTTCGCGGCTGCCCTGA
- the folC gene encoding bifunctional tetrahydrofolate synthase/dihydrofolate synthase, producing the protein MASPGEPGGDRDPDLAMIEAGSRTLRARAGAPDAEDLPTRPADPEVDRALREVEAELAKRWPETKLDPSLVRVQALMDLLGDPQRAYPAIHITGTNGKTSTARMIEAVLGAFDLRTGRYSSPHVQSITERISLDGAPIAPERFVETYEDLKPYIELVDSRQGFRLSFFEVLTGMAYAAFADAPVDVAIVEVGMGGTWDATNVVDGQVAVLTPIALDHTDRLGTTPEQIAVEKSGIIKSDARVILAQQQIDAAAVVLRRAVEVDATVAREGLEFGVLARENAVGGQMLTLRGLGGEYPDIFLPLYGEHMAHNAAVALAAVEAFFGVGVDRPATTLDVDVVRTAFASVTSPGRLEVVRTSPTVVLDAAHNPPGAQAAAAAIMESFSFSRLVGVVGTSEGKDARGLLEAFEPVFSEVVITSNASHRAMDPDQLAAVAVEVFGEDRVQVEPRLDDALEAAIALAEEEHEYAGAGVLVTGSVVTVGEARLLLGRSR; encoded by the coding sequence ATGGCCTCCCCCGGGGAGCCCGGTGGAGACCGTGACCCCGATCTCGCCATGATCGAGGCGGGCAGCCGTACGCTGCGGGCCCGAGCCGGGGCACCGGACGCGGAGGATCTGCCGACCCGGCCGGCGGACCCCGAGGTCGACCGGGCGCTGCGTGAGGTCGAGGCGGAGCTGGCCAAGCGGTGGCCGGAGACCAAGCTCGACCCGTCGCTGGTCCGCGTCCAGGCGCTGATGGACCTGCTCGGCGACCCGCAGCGCGCCTATCCGGCCATCCACATCACCGGCACCAACGGCAAGACCAGCACCGCCCGCATGATCGAGGCGGTGCTCGGCGCCTTCGACCTGCGCACCGGCCGCTACAGCAGCCCGCATGTGCAGTCCATCACCGAGCGGATCAGCCTGGACGGCGCCCCGATCGCGCCCGAGCGGTTCGTCGAGACGTATGAGGACCTCAAGCCGTACATCGAGCTGGTCGACTCCCGACAGGGCTTCCGGCTGTCGTTCTTCGAGGTGCTCACCGGCATGGCGTACGCCGCCTTCGCCGACGCGCCCGTGGACGTGGCGATCGTGGAGGTCGGCATGGGCGGCACCTGGGACGCGACCAACGTGGTCGACGGCCAGGTCGCCGTCCTGACGCCGATCGCCCTGGACCACACCGACCGGCTCGGCACCACGCCGGAGCAGATCGCCGTGGAGAAGTCCGGGATCATCAAGTCCGACGCCCGGGTGATCCTCGCCCAGCAACAGATCGACGCCGCCGCCGTGGTGCTCCGGCGGGCGGTCGAGGTGGACGCCACGGTGGCCAGGGAGGGCCTGGAATTCGGCGTGCTGGCCCGGGAGAACGCGGTGGGCGGCCAGATGCTGACCCTGCGCGGCCTGGGTGGCGAGTACCCGGACATCTTCCTCCCGCTGTACGGGGAGCACATGGCGCACAACGCCGCCGTGGCGCTGGCCGCCGTCGAGGCGTTCTTCGGTGTCGGCGTCGACCGGCCCGCCACGACGCTGGACGTCGACGTGGTCAGGACCGCCTTCGCCTCCGTCACCTCGCCCGGCCGGCTCGAAGTCGTCCGCACCAGCCCGACCGTCGTGCTGGACGCCGCGCACAACCCGCCCGGCGCGCAGGCCGCCGCCGCGGCGATCATGGAGTCGTTCTCCTTCAGCCGCCTCGTCGGCGTGGTCGGCACCAGCGAGGGCAAGGACGCGCGCGGCCTGCTGGAGGCGTTCGAGCCGGTCTTCAGCGAGGTGGTGATCACCAGCAACGCCAGCCATCGAGCCATGGACCCCGACCAGCTGGCCGCCGTCGCCGTCGAGGTCTTCGGCGAGGACCGGGTGCAGGTCGAGCCGCGCCTGGACGACGCGCTGGAGGCGGCCATCGCGCTGGCCGAGGAGGAGCACGAGTACGCCGGGGCCGGGGTGCTGGTCACCGGTTCCGTCGTCACGGTGGGCGAGGCCCGCCTGCTGCTGGGGAGGTCCCGCTGA
- a CDS encoding DUF4233 domain-containing protein: MRTLCASTLIAEFIVIGLAALAATRLTDVSAGTGTVWTVSGVAMALCLLLCGLADRPGFVQLGWTLQAALIAGGLVLPVLFLLGGAFAALWWASIHYGRRVDEIKAARAGAEAAAGTG; the protein is encoded by the coding sequence ATGCGCACGCTCTGCGCCAGCACGCTCATCGCCGAGTTCATCGTCATCGGCCTGGCCGCCCTCGCGGCCACCCGGCTGACCGACGTGTCCGCCGGGACGGGGACGGTCTGGACGGTCAGCGGCGTGGCCATGGCGCTGTGCCTGCTGCTGTGCGGTCTGGCCGACCGGCCGGGCTTCGTGCAGCTCGGGTGGACGCTCCAGGCCGCGCTGATCGCCGGCGGCCTGGTGCTGCCGGTGCTGTTCCTGCTGGGCGGCGCCTTCGCCGCGCTGTGGTGGGCCTCGATCCATTACGGCCGCCGGGTGGACGAGATCAAGGCCGCCCGCGCGGGGGCGGAGGCCGCCGCCGGGACGGGCTGA
- the ndk gene encoding nucleoside-diphosphate kinase, translating to MSQRTLVLLKPDAVRRGLIGEIVGRVERKAGWAITALELRTLDLEALRTHYAEHVGRPFYEPLLEFMASGPSVVLVVEGERVVEGMRALAGPTDPIAAAPGSIRGDYGTVVRENLIHASDSPESAERELKIFFPGLA from the coding sequence ATGAGCCAGCGCACGCTTGTCCTTCTGAAGCCCGACGCGGTCAGGAGAGGTCTGATCGGCGAGATCGTCGGCCGCGTCGAGCGCAAGGCGGGCTGGGCGATCACCGCGCTGGAGCTGCGGACCCTGGACCTGGAGGCGCTGCGGACGCACTACGCCGAGCACGTCGGTCGGCCGTTCTACGAGCCGCTGCTGGAGTTCATGGCGTCCGGCCCGAGCGTGGTGCTGGTGGTCGAGGGAGAGCGGGTCGTGGAGGGAATGCGGGCGCTGGCCGGTCCCACGGACCCGATCGCGGCGGCCCCCGGCTCCATTCGGGGGGACTACGGCACGGTCGTGCGGGAGAACTTGATCCACGCCTCCGACTCGCCCGAGTCGGCCGAACGGGAACTCAAGATTTTCTTCCCCGGTCTCGCCTGA
- a CDS encoding rod shape-determining protein has translation MSFIGRDMAVDLGTANTLVYVRGRGIVLNEPSVVAINTNTGGILAVGAEAKKMIGRTPGNIVAVRPLKDGVIADFEITERMLRYFILKIHKRRYLARPRVVVCVPSGITGVERRAVIEASTQAGARQVHIIEEPMAAAIGSGLPVHEATGNMVVDIGGGTTEVAVISLGGIVTAQSIRVAGDELDNAIIQHIKKEYSLLLGERTAESIKITIGSAHEMDADEHTEIRGRDLVSGLPKTVVISSAEVRKAMEEPVNAIVDAVKTTLDKCPPELSGDIMDRGIVLTGGGALLRGLDERLRKETGMPIHIAEDPLDSVALGSGKCVEEFEALQQVLDAQPRR, from the coding sequence ATGTCGTTCATCGGACGTGACATGGCAGTCGACCTCGGGACGGCCAACACGCTGGTGTACGTCAGAGGTCGCGGGATTGTCCTCAACGAGCCGTCCGTCGTCGCCATCAACACCAACACCGGTGGCATTCTCGCGGTCGGCGCCGAGGCCAAGAAGATGATCGGCCGGACCCCGGGCAACATCGTCGCGGTTCGTCCGCTCAAGGACGGCGTCATCGCCGACTTCGAGATCACCGAGCGGATGCTCCGCTACTTCATTCTGAAAATCCACAAGCGCCGTTATCTGGCCCGCCCCCGGGTCGTCGTCTGCGTGCCCTCCGGTATCACCGGGGTGGAGCGGCGCGCGGTGATCGAGGCGTCCACCCAGGCGGGTGCCCGTCAGGTGCACATCATCGAGGAGCCGATGGCCGCCGCGATCGGCTCGGGTCTGCCCGTGCACGAGGCGACCGGGAACATGGTGGTCGACATCGGCGGCGGTACCACCGAGGTCGCGGTCATCTCCCTCGGTGGCATCGTCACCGCCCAGTCGATCCGGGTCGCCGGCGACGAGCTGGACAACGCGATCATCCAGCACATCAAGAAGGAGTACAGCCTCCTCCTCGGTGAGCGGACGGCCGAGAGCATCAAGATCACCATCGGCTCGGCCCACGAGATGGACGCGGACGAGCACACCGAGATCCGGGGCCGCGACCTGGTCAGCGGCCTGCCCAAGACGGTGGTGATCTCCTCGGCCGAGGTGCGCAAGGCGATGGAGGAGCCGGTCAACGCCATCGTGGACGCGGTGAAGACCACGCTGGACAAGTGCCCGCCCGAGCTGTCCGGCGACATCATGGACCGCGGCATCGTGCTCACCGGTGGTGGCGCGCTGCTGCGCGGCCTCGACGAGCGGCTCCGCAAGGAGACCGGCATGCCCATCCACATCGCCGAGGACCCGCTGGACTCGGTGGCGCTGGGCTCCGGGAAGTGCGTGGAGGAGTTCGAGGCGCTGCAGCAGGTGCTGGACGCCCAGCCCCGGCGGTGA
- the mreC gene encoding rod shape-determining protein MreC, producing the protein MRDTRESRLLLVLLISIAFAFITMDIRGGDDSPLDGARDAAASVFGPVEEGMAGAVDPVANAISAVRDSGDRHDRISELERENAELRQQLGSEEHRESRVDQLDELLRTAGAGQYGIVGAQVIAIGAAQGFSWTVTIDAGSEDGIARDMTVLNGDGLVGRVTTVGPGTATVLLANDPDFTVGTRLEDSQELGFATGRGDDTLDVQLLNQQARVEEGDRMVTFGSSDNKPFVPGVPVGEVISVDRTTGDLTRIVQVRPYVTFTQLDLVGVVVEPPRDNPRDSVLPPRPEGPEDQAREEEPEENAEGAVAREGEAEDADGNVADAEETVDADEMVDTEENADADENVGADATEAAGDAAGEDEDDDPATRS; encoded by the coding sequence GTGAGGGACACCCGAGAGAGCCGGCTTCTTCTCGTCCTGCTGATCTCCATCGCGTTCGCCTTCATCACGATGGACATCCGCGGCGGGGACGACTCCCCGCTCGACGGCGCGAGGGATGCCGCGGCCTCCGTCTTCGGGCCCGTGGAGGAGGGCATGGCCGGCGCGGTGGACCCGGTGGCCAACGCCATCTCCGCCGTCCGCGACTCCGGCGACCGGCACGACCGGATCAGCGAGCTGGAGCGGGAGAACGCCGAGCTGCGGCAGCAGTTGGGCAGCGAGGAGCACCGCGAGTCGCGCGTCGACCAGCTGGACGAGCTGCTCCGGACGGCGGGCGCCGGACAGTACGGGATCGTCGGCGCCCAGGTCATCGCGATCGGCGCCGCCCAGGGCTTCTCGTGGACCGTCACCATCGACGCGGGCAGCGAGGACGGCATCGCCCGCGACATGACCGTGCTCAACGGAGATGGCCTGGTCGGCCGGGTCACCACGGTCGGACCGGGCACCGCGACCGTGCTGCTGGCCAACGACCCGGACTTCACGGTCGGCACCCGCCTGGAGGACAGCCAGGAGCTGGGCTTCGCGACCGGCCGCGGCGACGACACGCTGGACGTCCAGCTGCTCAACCAGCAGGCCCGGGTGGAGGAGGGTGACCGGATGGTCACCTTCGGCTCCTCGGACAACAAGCCGTTCGTGCCCGGAGTCCCGGTGGGCGAGGTCATCAGCGTGGACCGCACCACCGGCGACCTGACCCGGATCGTCCAGGTGCGCCCCTACGTGACGTTCACCCAGCTCGACCTGGTCGGCGTGGTGGTCGAGCCGCCGCGCGACAACCCGCGCGACTCCGTGCTCCCGCCCCGGCCCGAGGGGCCGGAGGACCAGGCGCGCGAGGAGGAGCCGGAGGAGAACGCCGAGGGCGCCGTCGCCCGGGAGGGCGAGGCGGAAGACGCCGACGGGAACGTGGCGGACGCCGAGGAGACCGTGGACGCCGACGAGATGGTGGACACCGAGGAGAACGCGGACGCCGACGAGAACGTGGGCGCCGACGCGACCGAAGCCGCCGGTGACGCCGCGGGCGAAGATGAAGACGACGACCCGGCCACCAGGAGCTGA
- the mreD gene encoding rod shape-determining protein MreD produces MRVSRTLLATVLVVAALVFQVCVLARFQLPGAVPDLLLLTVLALALVYGPVGGCLVGFFAGLLADLAPPADHAVGRYALVLCVIGYAAGLTKPDTGQHRSATGPMFVVAAGAVSSTLLYALVGTLVGDTAVQDAGLGKLLFTATIYDLLLAPFTVPLVMAMARRLESDPLSGDGGPGPIGGADVSVRWLGGVGTGLRTRAPRRRRYGKAARLGQRSTLLSRSARNKAGRIKGVKRL; encoded by the coding sequence ATGCGCGTGTCCCGCACCCTGCTCGCGACCGTGCTCGTGGTCGCGGCCCTGGTCTTCCAGGTCTGCGTGCTCGCCCGGTTCCAACTCCCGGGCGCCGTCCCCGACCTGCTGCTGCTCACCGTGCTGGCGCTGGCCCTGGTCTACGGGCCCGTCGGCGGCTGCCTGGTCGGCTTCTTCGCCGGCCTGCTCGCGGACCTGGCGCCGCCGGCCGACCACGCGGTGGGCCGGTACGCGCTGGTGCTGTGCGTCATCGGGTACGCGGCGGGGCTCACCAAGCCCGATACGGGGCAGCACCGTTCGGCCACCGGGCCGATGTTCGTCGTCGCGGCCGGGGCGGTCAGCTCCACGCTGCTGTACGCGCTCGTCGGCACGCTCGTCGGGGACACCGCCGTCCAGGACGCCGGCCTCGGCAAGCTGCTCTTCACCGCCACCATCTATGACCTGCTGCTGGCCCCGTTCACCGTGCCGCTGGTGATGGCCATGGCCCGCCGCCTGGAGAGCGATCCGCTGTCCGGCGACGGCGGCCCGGGCCCGATCGGCGGCGCCGACGTCAGCGTGCGCTGGCTCGGCGGTGTCGGCACCGGCCTGCGGACCCGCGCCCCGCGCCGCCGCCGGTACGGCAAGGCCGCCCGGCTCGGCCAGCGCTCGACACTGCTCAGCCGATCCGCCCGGAACAAGGCGGGACGCATCAAGGGAGTCAAGCGCCTGTGA
- the mrdA gene encoding penicillin-binding protein 2, protein MTNIPETGRTSRITIRLVVIQILVFSLLLTLGGRLWYLQIRQGDEFAAEAAGNHVQQVVQPAVRGSILDARGVPIADNETRLVVSADRTELSGLPDDGEGVLAALAELLGMPVEEVTNRVRLCDAETPQPCWNGSPYQPIPITDEATTQQALQIRERAEDFPGISAEPTAVRRYPSPDNANAAQVLGYLSPVTDDEVAETEDTDAPLLRSDQIGRSGLERAYDSYLRGRAGITRYEVDKFGGVLGESESEPGEAGANLITTIDSRVQGVVEDELAQAIETARDTHDDVSGRNFEADSGAAIVLENDTGRVVAMASAPDYDPNVWVGGISAREYERLTSEDSDNPLLNRAIQGQGPPGSTFKVVTTTAAVNAGYDFDGTYDCSSTYEVGGQRFRNFESSSYGPITLARAIEVSCNTVFYGIAHREWLADGGTDPVDNPDDWLFRTAHEFGLGAPTGIDLPNEAAGRIPDREWKQDYWETNEETWCELADSDRQDYEARIARENCTEGMNMRAGDMLNFAIGQGDVLVTPIQLATIYAALGNGGTLYTPTVGRAVVAADGTVVEEFDPQPSGQLPADEETIENLRDATASVITTGSAAWRFGGWPQGEIPLHGKTGTAEASGDQQTTSWLATYSDDYTVVMTIAQAGTGSGASGPAVRNIWEAIYGVGEDGSIDRDAALLPEPLRELPEIDENGTIVPQRDERNE, encoded by the coding sequence GTGACCAACATCCCCGAGACGGGCCGGACTTCCCGGATCACGATTCGGCTGGTCGTCATCCAGATATTGGTCTTCTCGCTCCTGCTCACCCTGGGCGGGCGGCTGTGGTACCTGCAGATCCGCCAGGGCGACGAGTTCGCGGCCGAGGCCGCGGGGAACCACGTCCAGCAGGTCGTGCAGCCGGCCGTGCGCGGCTCGATCCTCGACGCGCGCGGCGTGCCGATCGCGGACAACGAGACGCGACTCGTCGTCTCCGCCGACCGCACGGAGCTGAGCGGGCTGCCGGACGACGGCGAAGGCGTGCTGGCCGCGCTGGCCGAGCTGCTCGGCATGCCCGTCGAGGAGGTCACCAACCGGGTGCGGCTGTGTGACGCCGAGACGCCGCAGCCGTGCTGGAACGGCTCGCCGTACCAGCCGATCCCGATCACCGACGAGGCGACCACGCAGCAGGCGCTCCAGATCAGGGAGCGGGCCGAGGACTTCCCCGGCATCAGCGCCGAGCCGACCGCCGTGCGCCGCTACCCCTCGCCGGACAACGCCAACGCCGCCCAGGTGCTGGGCTACCTCTCGCCGGTCACCGACGACGAGGTCGCGGAGACCGAGGACACCGACGCGCCGCTGCTGCGGTCCGACCAGATCGGCCGCTCCGGGCTCGAACGCGCCTACGACAGCTATCTGCGCGGCCGGGCGGGCATCACGCGGTACGAGGTCGACAAGTTCGGCGGCGTGCTCGGCGAGTCGGAGAGCGAGCCGGGCGAGGCCGGGGCGAACCTCATCACCACCATCGACTCCCGGGTCCAGGGCGTGGTGGAGGACGAGCTCGCGCAGGCCATCGAGACCGCCCGCGACACGCACGACGACGTCTCCGGGCGGAACTTCGAGGCCGACTCCGGCGCCGCGATCGTGCTGGAGAACGACACCGGCCGCGTCGTCGCCATGGCCTCCGCGCCCGACTACGACCCCAACGTGTGGGTCGGCGGCATCTCCGCCCGCGAGTACGAGCGGCTGACCAGCGAGGACTCCGACAACCCGCTGCTCAACCGGGCCATCCAGGGCCAGGGGCCGCCCGGTTCGACGTTCAAGGTGGTCACCACCACCGCGGCGGTCAACGCCGGGTACGACTTCGACGGCACCTACGACTGCTCGTCCACCTACGAGGTCGGCGGCCAGCGGTTCCGCAACTTCGAGTCCTCCTCCTACGGCCCGATCACCCTGGCCCGGGCCATCGAGGTCTCCTGCAACACCGTCTTCTACGGCATCGCGCACCGCGAGTGGCTGGCCGACGGCGGCACCGACCCGGTGGACAACCCCGACGACTGGCTGTTCCGCACCGCCCACGAGTTCGGCCTCGGCGCGCCCACCGGCATCGACCTGCCCAACGAGGCCGCCGGCCGGATTCCGGACCGCGAGTGGAAGCAGGACTACTGGGAGACCAACGAGGAGACCTGGTGCGAGCTCGCGGACTCCGACCGGCAGGACTACGAGGCCCGCATCGCCCGGGAGAACTGCACCGAGGGCATGAATATGCGCGCCGGTGACATGCTCAACTTCGCCATCGGCCAGGGCGACGTGCTGGTCACCCCGATCCAGCTCGCCACCATCTACGCGGCGCTCGGCAACGGCGGCACGCTCTACACCCCGACCGTGGGCCGGGCCGTGGTCGCCGCCGACGGCACGGTGGTCGAGGAGTTCGACCCGCAGCCGTCCGGTCAGCTGCCGGCCGACGAGGAGACCATCGAGAACCTGCGCGACGCCACCGCCTCGGTGATCACCACGGGCAGCGCCGCCTGGCGGTTCGGCGGCTGGCCACAGGGCGAGATCCCGCTGCACGGCAAGACGGGCACCGCGGAGGCGTCCGGCGACCAGCAGACCACCTCGTGGCTGGCCACCTACTCCGACGACTACACCGTGGTGATGACCATCGCCCAGGCGGGCACCGGCTCCGGCGCCTCCGGACCGGCCGTGCGGAACATCTGGGAGGCCATCTACGGCGTCGGCGAGGACGGCTCCATCGACCGCGACGCCGCCCTGCTGCCGGAGCCGCTCCGGGAGCTGCCGGAGATCGACGAGAACGGCACGATCGTCCCGCAGCGCGACGAGCGGAACGAGTGA